From the genome of Pseudomonas sp. Teo4, one region includes:
- a CDS encoding L,D-transpeptidase family protein codes for MLPRFPAVTRSLSLAALLVAGPAVALELPLPPPGEDVVGQVQVIKAKYEDTFADIGTANDLGYLEMIAANPGVDPWLPGAGTEIVLPTRYVLPPGPREGIVINLAEYRMYYFPKGQNVVHTFPLGIGREGWGSPIANTKITAKTPNPTWTPPASIRAEHAADGDILPAVVPAGPDNPLGPFKFTLGVPGYLIHGSNKKFGIGMRTSHGCFRMLNNNVVELSKMVPVGTPVRIINEPYKFGISGGKVYLEAHTPLDDHGNPSVVDKHTAVINALLKREDMANNLRMNWDMVRDVVAAEDGMPVEIAVPVNNQGAAPMVSSIPAELQ; via the coding sequence ATGTTGCCGCGCTTTCCCGCCGTCACCCGTAGCCTGTCCCTGGCCGCCCTGCTGGTAGCTGGGCCCGCCGTCGCGCTGGAGCTGCCCTTGCCGCCACCCGGTGAAGATGTCGTGGGTCAAGTGCAGGTGATCAAGGCCAAGTACGAGGACACCTTTGCCGACATCGGCACCGCCAATGACCTCGGCTACCTGGAAATGATCGCCGCCAACCCGGGGGTCGATCCGTGGCTGCCGGGCGCCGGTACCGAGATCGTCCTGCCGACCCGCTACGTGCTGCCGCCAGGGCCGCGTGAAGGCATTGTCATCAACCTCGCCGAATACCGCATGTACTACTTCCCGAAAGGGCAGAACGTCGTGCACACCTTCCCGCTGGGTATCGGCCGGGAAGGGTGGGGTTCGCCAATCGCCAACACCAAGATCACTGCCAAAACGCCCAACCCTACCTGGACGCCACCTGCTTCGATCCGTGCCGAGCACGCCGCCGATGGTGACATCCTGCCTGCGGTGGTGCCGGCCGGCCCTGACAACCCGCTGGGGCCGTTCAAGTTCACCCTGGGTGTGCCGGGCTATCTGATCCACGGTTCGAACAAGAAGTTCGGTATCGGCATGCGTACCAGCCACGGTTGCTTCCGCATGCTCAACAACAACGTGGTGGAATTGTCGAAGATGGTGCCGGTGGGTACTCCGGTTCGCATCATCAACGAGCCTTACAAGTTCGGTATCAGTGGCGGCAAGGTCTATCTTGAGGCTCACACGCCGCTGGACGATCATGGCAACCCTTCGGTAGTCGACAAGCACACTGCGGTTATCAACGCCTTGCTCAAGCGTGAAGACATGGCCAACAACCTGCGCATGAACTGGGACATGGTGCGTGACGTAGTCGCCGCAGAAGATGGCATGCCGGTTGAGATTGCAGTCCCGGTCAACAACCAGGGCGCTGCGCCCATGGTGTCGAGCATACCGGCTGAACTGCAGTAA
- the ssuD gene encoding FMNH2-dependent alkanesulfonate monooxygenase — protein MSLDIFWFLPTSGDTRYLGHSASGRPATNAYMRQIAVACDQLGYDGLLIPTGASCLDPWVTAASLVPVTQRIKLLVALRTSLGNPTASARQAASLDQASGGRVLLNVVPGGDATELEADGVFLDHDARYQASDEFLTIWRRLLQNETVDFDGKHLKVRGAQNFFAPVQKPYPALYFGGSSVAAHELAAKHVDAYLTWGEPPAAVAEKIADVRARAAKHGRTVRFGVRLHVIVRETNEAAWAAANELISHLDDATIAAAQANYAKMDSEGQRRMAALHGGGRDKLEVAPNLWAGVGLVRGGAGTALVGDPQTVAARLKEYADLGVDSFVLSGYPHLEEAYRFAELVFPLLPGKSKVTVDGAFTGGAFDVRAGRAAAAS, from the coding sequence ATGAGCCTGGACATCTTCTGGTTCCTGCCCACCTCCGGCGACACCCGCTACCTGGGCCACTCAGCCAGCGGCCGGCCCGCCACCAATGCCTATATGCGCCAGATCGCCGTTGCCTGCGACCAGCTCGGCTACGACGGGCTGCTGATTCCCACAGGCGCCAGCTGCCTCGACCCTTGGGTGACCGCCGCCAGCCTGGTGCCGGTGACCCAGCGCATCAAGCTGCTGGTGGCGCTGCGCACCTCGTTGGGCAACCCCACTGCCTCGGCCCGCCAAGCCGCCAGCCTGGACCAGGCCAGTGGTGGCCGCGTGCTGCTCAACGTCGTCCCCGGAGGCGACGCCACCGAACTGGAAGCTGACGGCGTGTTCCTCGACCACGATGCACGCTACCAGGCCTCGGACGAATTCCTCACCATCTGGCGCCGCCTGCTGCAGAACGAAACGGTCGACTTCGACGGCAAGCACTTGAAGGTGCGCGGCGCGCAGAACTTCTTCGCGCCGGTGCAGAAGCCCTACCCTGCGTTGTACTTCGGTGGCTCTTCAGTCGCGGCGCACGAGTTGGCGGCCAAGCATGTGGATGCCTACCTGACCTGGGGCGAACCTCCGGCTGCGGTGGCGGAAAAAATCGCCGACGTGCGTGCCCGCGCGGCCAAGCATGGCCGCACGGTGCGCTTCGGTGTGCGCCTGCATGTGATCGTACGGGAAACCAACGAAGCGGCCTGGGCTGCCGCCAATGAGCTGATCAGCCACCTCGACGACGCCACCATCGCCGCCGCCCAGGCCAACTACGCCAAGATGGACTCCGAAGGCCAGCGGCGCATGGCTGCCCTGCACGGCGGCGGCCGCGACAAACTGGAAGTGGCGCCCAACCTGTGGGCCGGTGTCGGCCTGGTACGCGGTGGCGCAGGTACCGCGCTGGTGGGCGACCCGCAGACCGTTGCCGCGCGGCTCAAGGAATACGCCGACCTGGGCGTCGACAGTTTCGTGCTGTCCGGCTACCCGCACCTGGAAGAGGCCTACCGTTTTGCCGAGTTGGTGTTCCCACTGCTGCCGGGTAAAAGCAAGGTGACCGTGGACGGGGCGTTCACTGGCGGCGCCTTCGACGTTCGCGCTGGCCGAGCTGCCGCCGCATCGTAG
- a CDS encoding acyl-CoA dehydrogenase family protein, with the protein MRNHYQATVLNPLQSVRQLAAQFAESAVERDQAGGTPKQQRDAIRQSGLLALSIPTQFGGYGGSWSETLGVVREFAKVDSSIAHVFGFQHLMLATVRLFARPDQWQPWFEQTARKNWFWGNALNPLDTRTVVRKFDGWREFSGKKSFCSGASDSEMLIASAIDESAGGKLLIAAIPSGRTGITLHGDWDNMGQRQTDSGSATFERVRVEENELLLEPGPLSTPFACLRPLIAQLHFAHVFLGIAEGALEEARQYTLKEGRPWFRSKAEHVSEDPYILRHYGEFWVGLEGVRVLVERAAEQLDEAWRKDHALGAEERAQLALSIATAKVAATRTGLDICNRLFEVTGARATHASLRLDRYWRNLRTQSLHDPLDYKLHELGEWALNQTRPSPSFYS; encoded by the coding sequence GTGAGAAACCACTACCAAGCGACCGTGCTGAATCCGCTGCAAAGCGTTCGCCAGCTTGCCGCGCAGTTCGCTGAAAGCGCCGTCGAGCGTGACCAGGCTGGCGGCACGCCCAAGCAGCAGCGCGACGCCATTCGCCAAAGCGGCCTGCTGGCACTGAGCATTCCGACGCAGTTTGGCGGCTACGGTGGCAGTTGGAGCGAAACCCTCGGCGTGGTGCGCGAGTTCGCCAAGGTCGACAGCTCCATCGCCCACGTCTTTGGTTTCCAGCACCTGATGCTGGCCACCGTCCGACTGTTCGCCCGCCCCGACCAGTGGCAACCCTGGTTCGAGCAGACTGCGCGCAAGAACTGGTTCTGGGGCAATGCCCTGAACCCGCTGGACACGCGCACGGTGGTCCGCAAGTTCGACGGCTGGCGCGAATTCTCCGGCAAGAAGAGCTTCTGCTCCGGCGCCAGCGACTCAGAAATGCTGATTGCTTCGGCCATCGACGAAAGCGCTGGCGGCAAGCTGCTGATTGCCGCCATTCCCAGCGGCCGCACCGGCATCACCCTGCACGGCGACTGGGACAACATGGGCCAGCGCCAGACCGACAGCGGCAGCGCTACCTTCGAGCGGGTACGCGTCGAAGAAAACGAACTGCTGCTCGAACCCGGCCCCTTGAGCACCCCTTTCGCCTGTCTGCGCCCGCTGATTGCCCAGTTGCACTTCGCCCACGTATTCCTCGGCATCGCCGAAGGCGCCTTGGAGGAAGCGCGGCAATACACCCTCAAGGAGGGGCGCCCCTGGTTCCGCTCAAAAGCCGAACACGTCAGCGAAGACCCTTACATCCTGCGCCACTACGGCGAGTTCTGGGTTGGCCTTGAAGGTGTGCGCGTACTGGTCGAACGTGCCGCCGAACAGCTCGACGAGGCCTGGCGCAAGGACCATGCCCTGGGTGCAGAAGAGCGCGCACAACTGGCCCTGTCGATCGCTACGGCCAAAGTGGCCGCCACCCGTACCGGCCTGGACATCTGCAACCGCCTGTTCGAAGTGACCGGTGCCCGGGCCACCCACGCCTCACTGCGCCTGGACCGTTACTGGCGCAACCTGCGGACCCAGAGCCTGCACGATCCACTGGACTACAAACTCCATGAGCTGGGTGAGTGGGCGCTGAACCAGACACGACCCAGCCCCTCTTTCTATTCGTAG
- the oprI gene encoding outer membrane lipoprotei OprI yields MNNVLKFSALALAAVLATGCSSVSKETEARLTATEDAAARAQARADEAYRKADDALAAAQKAQQTADEANERALRMLDKASRK; encoded by the coding sequence ATGAACAACGTTCTGAAATTCTCTGCTCTGGCTCTGGCCGCAGTTCTGGCTACCGGTTGCAGCAGCGTATCCAAAGAAACCGAAGCTCGTCTGACTGCGACTGAAGACGCAGCAGCTCGCGCTCAAGCTCGTGCAGACGAAGCCTACCGTAAGGCTGACGACGCACTGGCAGCCGCTCAGAAGGCTCAGCAGACCGCTGACGAAGCCAACGAGCGCGCTCTGCGTATGCTGGACAAAGCCAGCCGCAAGTAA
- a CDS encoding ABC transporter permease translates to MTHMPLSRLCGLAARQLLRDARASEVRVLFFALLVAVAASTAIGYFGARLNGAMQLRASEFLGADLVLQGSSPARQEQIDEGQSLGLRHAQVVEFTSVVGGDTGIQLSSIKATDAAYPLRGQVRSAPAPYAEETPGGGPTPGEAWVEPRLLAALGLSVGDSIDVGMKTLRMSRVLTYEPDRANNFYSLTPRVMMNLADLPATGVVQPGSRVTYRDLWRGEGPALAQYRQTVEAGLAANQRLRDTRDGNQQIGGALGKAERYLNMASLVAVLLAGVAVALSASRYAARRLDASALLRCLGLSRRQALGLYCVQLALLGLAAALAGALLGWLAQLGLFRLLEGLLPSVVPPGGLTPALAGIGTGLVALAGFALPPIAALGQVPPLRVLRRDLLPVPPSSWLVYGAALLALGLIMWRLSLDLLLTFALLGGGLLAALLLGGLLLLGLRSLRRLLAGAPLTWRLGLGQLLRHPMAAAGQALAFGLILLAMALVALLRAELLDTWQAQLPKDAPNHFALNILPDDREPFAQRLHQVNATSAPLYPVTPGRLIQINEQPVQQVVSKDSAGERAVQRDLSLTWAAELPEGNTLTAGNWWQALPPADQIPGVSVEAELATSLKLQMSDLLTFDIGGQQRQARVSSLRSVHWDSFQPNFYMIFQPGTLQGLPTTYLTSFYLGAGHDLEVVALSRAFPAVTILQVDALLEQLRSILAQVTLAVEYVLLFVLAAGLAVLFAGLQATLDERIRQGALLRALGAARPLLVKARRIEFGLLGAVSGTLAALGCELITLVLYRYAFDLQWSPHPWLLVLPLAGALLVGGAGVLGTRRALNASPLAVLREG, encoded by the coding sequence ATGACCCACATGCCCCTCTCCCGCCTGTGCGGCCTGGCCGCCCGCCAACTGCTGCGCGATGCCCGCGCCAGTGAAGTGCGCGTGCTGTTCTTCGCCCTGCTGGTGGCGGTGGCTGCCAGCACCGCCATTGGCTATTTCGGTGCGCGCCTCAACGGCGCCATGCAGTTGCGCGCCAGCGAGTTCCTGGGGGCTGACCTGGTGCTACAGGGCAGCTCGCCGGCACGCCAGGAACAGATAGACGAAGGCCAGTCCCTGGGGCTGCGCCATGCACAGGTGGTCGAGTTCACCAGTGTGGTGGGCGGTGACACCGGCATTCAATTGTCGAGCATCAAGGCCACCGATGCTGCCTATCCGCTGCGCGGGCAGGTACGCAGTGCCCCAGCACCTTATGCAGAGGAAACCCCAGGTGGCGGGCCCACCCCAGGTGAAGCCTGGGTCGAGCCACGCCTGCTGGCCGCCCTTGGGCTGTCAGTTGGCGACAGCATCGACGTGGGCATGAAAACCCTGCGCATGAGCCGCGTGCTCACCTACGAACCGGACCGCGCCAACAACTTCTACAGCCTGACACCCCGGGTCATGATGAACCTCGCGGACCTGCCTGCCACCGGGGTTGTCCAGCCTGGCAGCCGGGTCACCTACCGTGACCTGTGGCGCGGCGAAGGCCCAGCCTTGGCCCAGTACCGCCAAACCGTGGAAGCCGGGCTGGCAGCCAACCAGCGGCTGCGCGACACCCGCGACGGCAATCAGCAGATTGGCGGCGCCCTGGGCAAGGCCGAACGTTACCTGAACATGGCCAGCCTGGTGGCGGTGCTGCTGGCGGGCGTGGCCGTGGCCTTGTCGGCCAGCCGTTACGCGGCGCGGCGGCTGGACGCCAGCGCACTGCTGCGCTGCCTGGGGCTTTCCCGTCGCCAAGCCCTGGGCCTGTACTGTGTGCAATTGGCCTTGCTCGGCTTGGCGGCTGCGTTGGCCGGCGCCCTGCTTGGCTGGCTGGCGCAGCTGGGGCTGTTCCGCCTGCTCGAAGGCCTGCTGCCCAGCGTGGTGCCACCCGGCGGCCTGACGCCAGCGCTGGCAGGCATTGGCACCGGGCTGGTGGCCCTGGCCGGCTTTGCCCTGCCCCCCATCGCCGCCCTCGGCCAGGTCCCGCCCTTGCGAGTACTGCGCCGCGACCTGCTGCCAGTGCCACCGAGCAGCTGGCTGGTGTACGGCGCGGCCTTGCTCGCACTGGGGCTGATCATGTGGCGCCTGAGCCTCGACTTGTTGCTGACCTTCGCCCTGCTCGGCGGCGGCCTGCTCGCCGCCCTGCTGCTTGGAGGCCTGCTCCTGCTGGGCTTGCGCAGCCTGCGGCGGCTGCTGGCAGGTGCGCCGCTGACCTGGCGCCTGGGGCTGGGCCAACTGCTACGCCACCCCATGGCCGCCGCCGGCCAGGCCCTGGCCTTTGGCCTGATACTGCTGGCCATGGCCCTGGTCGCGCTGTTGCGTGCCGAACTGCTCGACACCTGGCAAGCACAATTACCCAAGGACGCCCCCAACCATTTCGCCCTGAACATCCTGCCTGACGATCGCGAACCGTTCGCCCAGCGCCTGCATCAGGTCAATGCCACCTCGGCGCCGTTGTACCCGGTCACGCCGGGGCGGCTGATCCAGATCAACGAGCAACCGGTGCAGCAAGTGGTCAGCAAGGACTCGGCGGGCGAGCGCGCGGTGCAAAGGGACTTGAGCCTGACCTGGGCCGCCGAACTGCCCGAAGGCAACACGCTGACCGCAGGTAATTGGTGGCAGGCACTCCCGCCAGCCGACCAGATTCCTGGGGTTTCCGTTGAAGCGGAGCTGGCCACCAGCCTCAAGCTGCAGATGAGCGACCTGCTGACCTTCGACATCGGCGGCCAGCAGCGCCAGGCGCGGGTCAGCAGCCTGCGCAGCGTGCACTGGGACAGCTTCCAGCCGAATTTCTACATGATCTTCCAGCCGGGCACGCTGCAAGGGCTGCCGACCACCTACCTGACCAGCTTCTACCTGGGGGCCGGCCACGACCTGGAGGTGGTGGCACTGTCGCGGGCATTCCCGGCGGTGACCATCCTTCAGGTCGATGCCTTGCTCGAGCAGCTGCGCAGCATCCTGGCCCAGGTCACCCTGGCGGTCGAATACGTGCTGTTGTTCGTACTGGCGGCGGGCTTGGCAGTGTTGTTCGCCGGGTTGCAGGCGACACTCGACGAGCGCATTCGCCAAGGTGCACTGCTCCGTGCGCTGGGCGCGGCGCGGCCGCTGCTGGTCAAGGCCCGGCGTATCGAGTTCGGGCTGCTGGGCGCGGTCAGCGGCACACTGGCGGCGCTGGGCTGCGAGCTGATCACGCTGGTGTTGTATCGCTATGCCTTCGACCTGCAATGGAGCCCGCATCCCTGGCTGCTGGTGCTGCCGCTGGCCGGCGCGCTACTGGTGGGCGGTGCCGGCGTGCTGGGCACACGACGGGCATTGAACGCCAGCCCGCTGGCCGTCCTTCGGGAGGGTTGA
- a CDS encoding arylesterase → MRVWWLSAGLALYCLAQSAAAGTLLVVGDSISAGFGLDSRQGWVSLLQQRLRNEGFSDQVVNASISGDTSAGGQARLPALLAAHKPTLVVLELGGNDGLRGQPPQQLQQNLASMIDQSREAGAKVVLLGMRLPPNYGVRYTTAFSQVFEQLATQKQVTLVPFFLEGVGGVPEMMQADGIHPTQGAQPRLLENAWPAIKPLL, encoded by the coding sequence ATGCGAGTGTGGTGGTTGAGTGCCGGTCTGGCCCTGTATTGCCTGGCCCAGAGCGCGGCAGCGGGAACACTGCTGGTTGTCGGCGATAGTATCAGCGCCGGTTTTGGGCTGGATAGCCGGCAGGGCTGGGTTTCCCTGTTGCAGCAGCGCCTGCGCAACGAGGGTTTCAGCGACCAGGTGGTCAATGCATCGATCAGTGGCGACACCAGCGCAGGTGGCCAGGCGCGGCTGCCGGCGCTGCTTGCGGCGCACAAACCGACCCTGGTGGTGCTGGAGCTGGGAGGCAATGACGGGCTGCGCGGGCAGCCGCCACAACAATTGCAACAAAATCTTGCCTCGATGATCGACCAGTCCCGTGAAGCCGGGGCCAAAGTGGTGTTGCTGGGCATGCGCCTGCCGCCCAACTACGGGGTGCGTTACACCACCGCGTTCAGCCAGGTGTTCGAGCAGCTGGCGACACAGAAACAGGTGACGCTGGTGCCGTTTTTCCTGGAAGGCGTTGGCGGGGTTCCGGAGATGATGCAGGCCGATGGCATCCACCCGACGCAGGGCGCCCAGCCGCGTTTGCTGGAAAATGCCTGGCCGGCGATAAAACCCTTGCTGTGA
- a CDS encoding sigma-54 dependent transcriptional regulator: MQLLTLPPSPTLATSIRATAQVFEDPRSQALLSHLQQVAPSEASVLIIGETGTGKELVARHIHNLSGRRNGPFLAVNCGAFSESLVEAELFGHEKGAFTGALAAKAGWFEEANGGTLFLDEIGDLPMAIQVKLLRVLQEREVVRLGSRKSIPINVRVVAATNVQLEKAISAGNFREDLYYRLDVVSLQLYPLRERPGDVLPLARHFIGTYCQRLGYGEVQLSQEAERKLTAYDWPGNIRELENVIHHTLLVCRDGLVQESDLRLSHMRIERQEQAPAELHDSAENQLLRAFHRLFEEQAGGLHEKVEDSLLRAAYRFCHCNQVHTASLLGLSRNVTRARLIAIGELVVNRRRPDINARPNRVVQLSI, encoded by the coding sequence ATGCAACTGCTGACCCTCCCCCCTTCGCCGACACTGGCTACCTCGATCCGGGCGACTGCACAAGTCTTCGAAGACCCAAGATCCCAGGCGCTTCTCTCCCACCTGCAACAGGTCGCCCCCAGCGAGGCCAGCGTCCTGATCATTGGCGAGACCGGCACAGGCAAGGAGCTGGTCGCGCGCCACATCCACAACCTCAGCGGGCGCCGCAACGGCCCCTTCCTCGCGGTCAACTGCGGGGCGTTCTCCGAGTCGCTGGTCGAGGCCGAACTGTTCGGCCACGAGAAAGGTGCCTTCACCGGCGCCCTGGCCGCCAAGGCCGGCTGGTTCGAGGAAGCCAATGGCGGCACTTTGTTCCTCGATGAAATCGGCGACCTGCCCATGGCCATTCAGGTCAAGCTGCTGCGGGTGTTGCAGGAGCGCGAAGTCGTGCGCCTGGGCTCACGCAAGAGCATTCCGATCAACGTGCGGGTGGTGGCCGCCACCAACGTGCAACTGGAAAAAGCCATCAGCGCCGGCAACTTCCGCGAGGACCTCTACTACCGCCTCGACGTGGTCAGCCTGCAGCTCTACCCACTGCGCGAACGGCCCGGTGACGTACTGCCGCTGGCCCGCCATTTCATCGGAACCTATTGCCAGCGCCTGGGTTACGGCGAAGTACAGCTGAGCCAGGAGGCCGAGCGCAAGCTAACTGCCTATGACTGGCCGGGCAATATCCGCGAGCTGGAAAACGTCATTCACCACACCCTGCTGGTGTGCCGCGACGGGTTGGTGCAAGAAAGCGACCTGCGCCTTTCGCACATGCGCATCGAGCGCCAAGAGCAAGCACCGGCGGAGCTTCACGACAGCGCCGAAAACCAGCTGCTGCGCGCTTTTCACCGGTTATTCGAGGAACAGGCCGGCGGCCTTCACGAGAAGGTCGAGGACAGCCTGCTGCGGGCCGCCTACCGTTTCTGCCACTGCAACCAGGTGCACACTGCCAGCCTGCTGGGCCTGAGCCGCAACGTCACCCGGGCACGGCTGATCGCCATCGGCGAACTGGTGGTCAACCGCCGCCGCCCGGACATCAATGCACGCCCGAACAGGGTCGTGCAACTGTCGATCTGA
- a CDS encoding ABC transporter ATP-binding protein, whose product MGPSILVAQNLSKVVPSAEGDLTILHALSLDLAQGDSLAIVGASGSGKSTLLGLLAGLDRPSAGQVILAGHDLGPLDEDQRARVRAEHVGFVFQSFQLLDSLNALENVMLPLELDGRRDAREHARTLLERVGLGKRLSHTPRQLSGGEQQRVAIARAFAAQPAVLFADEPTGNLDSHTGERISDLLFELNKERGTTLVLVTHDERLARRCRRQIRLDAGRLVAPVEA is encoded by the coding sequence ATGGGCCCCAGCATTCTCGTTGCGCAGAACCTTAGCAAAGTGGTCCCCAGCGCGGAAGGTGACCTGACCATCCTCCACGCCCTCTCCCTGGACCTCGCCCAAGGCGACAGCCTGGCCATCGTCGGCGCCTCGGGCTCCGGCAAGTCGACCTTGCTGGGCCTGCTTGCCGGGCTGGATCGCCCCAGCGCCGGCCAGGTCATTCTCGCAGGCCACGACCTGGGGCCGCTGGACGAAGACCAGCGCGCGCGGGTCCGTGCCGAGCATGTCGGCTTCGTGTTCCAGTCGTTCCAGTTGCTCGACAGCCTCAACGCCTTGGAAAACGTGATGCTGCCACTGGAACTCGACGGCCGTCGCGATGCCCGCGAGCATGCCCGCACCTTGCTCGAGCGCGTCGGCCTGGGCAAGCGCCTGAGCCACACGCCACGCCAACTGTCCGGCGGCGAGCAGCAGCGGGTGGCCATCGCCCGGGCGTTTGCCGCGCAACCTGCGGTGCTGTTCGCCGACGAACCCACCGGCAACCTGGACAGCCACACCGGCGAGCGCATCAGCGACCTGCTGTTCGAACTGAACAAGGAACGCGGCACCACCCTGGTGCTGGTCACCCATGACGAGCGCCTGGCCCGGCGCTGCCGTCGCCAAATCCGCCTGGACGCGGGCCGCCTGGTAGCCCCTGTGGAGGCCTGA
- the msuE gene encoding FMN reductase gives MSTPLKVVALSGGTSRPSRTLALTEAILAELSQHLAIDTHLIELGNIARPLGGALWRKDLPDTVEHELRLIESADLLVVTTPVYRGTYPGLFKHLFDLVGQDSLTNTPVLLAATGGSERHALVLDHQLRPLFSFFQALTLPIGVYASEADFADYRIVSGPLQARIALAAERAAHLFTGQAHALRKIA, from the coding sequence ATGAGCACTCCCTTGAAAGTCGTCGCCCTTTCCGGCGGCACCTCGCGACCTTCCCGCACCCTGGCCCTGACCGAAGCCATCCTGGCCGAACTCAGCCAGCACCTTGCCATCGATACCCACCTGATCGAGCTGGGCAACATCGCCCGCCCGCTGGGCGGCGCGCTGTGGCGCAAGGACCTGCCGGACACCGTCGAGCATGAACTGCGTCTGATCGAATCCGCTGACCTGCTGGTGGTGACCACCCCGGTCTACCGTGGCACCTACCCAGGTCTGTTCAAGCATCTGTTCGACCTGGTCGGCCAGGACAGCCTGACCAACACGCCCGTGCTGCTGGCGGCAACCGGTGGCAGTGAGCGACACGCCCTGGTGCTCGATCACCAGCTGCGCCCGCTGTTCAGCTTCTTCCAGGCACTGACCCTGCCCATCGGCGTCTACGCCAGCGAAGCCGACTTCGCCGACTACCGCATCGTCAGCGGCCCGCTGCAGGCCCGCATCGCACTGGCCGCCGAACGTGCCGCCCACTTGTTCACCGGCCAGGCACACGCCTTGCGCAAGATCGCCTGA